In the Caloenas nicobarica isolate bCalNic1 chromosome 10, bCalNic1.hap1, whole genome shotgun sequence genome, GCGGTTGGGGGGAAAGAagccgccgggccccgccccgTCCGGCAGGCGGCGCAGGCGCGGCGGCCACTTCCGGCGCAGCGGTGACGGTGCGGGCGCGGCGGTAGCGCCCGGTTGTTCCCCGGCGGGCGGGCCTCGGTCGCTCTTCCCGGCCGCTCGGCCCTCAGCCCGCCGTGAGTGAGGGAGGGAGTGCGGGCGGCTGGGCGGGCCGAGGGGAGCGGGGCGCGCCGGGAGGCGGTGGGGTCCTGGCCTCCCGCCGCGGTGGGGATGACTCTGCAGTGCGGTGGGGGCGCCCTCCGGGTTCGGGGCCCGGCTGCGCTCGGTGCCGGTTAACGCGCGTTGTGGTGTCTTGCAGGCCCGAGTCCCTCCTGCGCGCAGCGCGTCCCGGCACGATGGTGAGTGgggccgcgggccgggccgagtcacggcgggggggccgcgggcCGGGCAGTGGGAGCGGCGGTAGTACCGcggcaccaaacccagctcccccagcgGCTGAGGGTTCTTTTGTGCGGCTCAGAGCATTGCTAGCTTTAGAGTGTTGCTTTCTGACAAGAGAACGATGATATTTAATGAGGTGTCGCTTTTTACAGTCTCGAAGATACGACTCCAGAACTACCATATTTTCTCCAGAAGGTATTTTTTAATCTCACGCTTTTAAATAAACTCTGACTGTTCTATCTAGCATCTCAAAACTAAATAACAAACTACTTGTACGAAGGTTGGTTGTTTATAGTGTGTTTCTGTCTATATATGAGTTAAAGAAATCATATTTATTTGTCAGAAGTAGTGTACAATTCTCTAAAGACACCAGGGGTCCCAGCTGGAGACTTCCAGATTCGTTCTAGTTCAGGCAATAATGACTGTGCCCCATTAGTGAGTGATACCACCTGCCGTGGTTTGGAAATAACTTGAGCAAATCTTCACCATCTTTTGTTTGAGAATGGATGGATTGTGTTTCTGTTCCCCACCCCCTGAGAATGCACAACACCCTGCTGCTGCAATCACACCGCTCCTGGTTATTCTTACTGAAACAATATGTGCAAAGCTATGCTTTCGTATTTCTTAGATGGGATGGACTGAAGAAGCCTAGTATCAAATATGCCCTTGGATTATTGAAAATCTATTTTGCCTTATTCTATTGCAGGAGAGAGTTCTGTagggttgggggttttttttggttttctctgaCTCCTTCCTCATTTTCAACCAATTAATTTATTATCAACTGGTAAGAGACTGAAAAACCCAGACTAGATTGCACAATAAGCATGTCACGCTCTTGCCAGTTTAAGTCACCTTGTGTATGTGGTCTTGCTCAGTGTTACTTTTCTGATGTCACTAATTTAGATCCTTTCGCAGGTCGCCTGTACCAGGTTGAGTATGCAATGGAGGCGATTGGACATGCAGGAACTTGCTTGGGAATTCTAGCAAACGATGGCGTTTTGCTGGCAGCAGAGAGACGCAACATTCACAAGCTTCTTGATGAAGtgtttttctcagagaaaataTACAAACTTAATGAGTAAGTTGAAATGATGATCAGACATCCCGTGACCTTATCAGTaacaaaatgctgctgttaCTCAAGATATTTTAGCAGTGAACCTGGTTTTATTGGAAATGTTAGCATTCCTTTTGTTCAGGGTTTTAGCAGGTAGGGCTGTTTCATCAGTGTTCGCTTCAGTAGTTATTCTAAAGTAGAAGCATCTCTTCTTTTTAACCTCTAGGAGAATTTTCTAGGTGGCATAGCCTGTGTTTGTTGGTATTTCCCCATACAATGTAATCTTTTTGCAGCACTTAAGACAATTAGGAGTTCTCAGTTTTACAAAATATCTTTTGAGGAGACAGAATAAAGAATGCACAAAAAACTCGCCATGTGATTTCAGTGTAGCGTCCTCTTCCAAatctttgtgtttcttttatgaTTCAAAGAGAACAGGATAATTAGGTAAAACACGCCTTGGATTTCTTTGCCAGAATGCTAGCAGAGAAGATCTATCTCCCTATTACAACTTCCCTTTTAGCTTGTAGAGACACTTGGGACTTAATCATCTTTGGCACGATCGTCTTCTCAGAACTATACGTATAACAAATATACTGACCCGCTTGCTTTTTGCTGTCCACTTCTGCTCTTACAAAATGGTTACAACTATTTTTGGCATACCCTAAAGGCAGGAGCTGATAAACCCGTTTTGTACAGCAGCTGTGTAGTTTTGATCAGCAAAGCCTAACAGTAGGTGTTCACTGCATGAAGACGTGTCTGTTTGTTGGAGACTGATAGGAATTCAGTTAATCTGTACGCTTTTATTGCAGGGATATGGCTTGCAGTGTTGCAGGAATAACTTCAGATGCCAACGTTCTAACAAATGAACTGAGACTGATTGCACAGAGGTATGTCGGCTGACAGTTAACGTGGTTTTCCTTGTCTGCGCTGTCAGATTCAGTTCTGTTTATGtattaaatcaaaatgaaaatgcactTAGTAGAGCAGAAGTAGattgtttgaaataaaacagctaGATCAAGGAGACTCTACCTTAGGAACTTGGTTCTTGTTAAATGTGGTACAGCATACTGTCAGCAAAACAAgttttgaaaattgtttttttctctgtgttagGTATTTATTACAATATCAAGAGCCTATTCCTTGTGAACAACTGGTAACAGCACTCTGTGATATCAAGCAGGCTTACACACAGTTTGGAGGTAACgaaatgtgcttttaaatgTCCACAGAATTATTCTGTTATATAATTTAAAGCATCTGAGTCTCTGGACAGTTCTACCAAATTCTTCTGTGACGAGTTACactgagaaaaacaacagcCAAATGTAAGAGGGGAAGGGGCGGTCACGGTTACTGTTTTGCCACTGAAGGTGCAGCTTTTTAGTGACTGACAAATTGATGGCTGAGATTCCGGCCCATTGCATAGAATGCACATGTAATCTTCCAACATTTTGGGCACATCCAGCGTAATAGCATGATGAATCACAAGTAACACCATATGTAGGGGTATCAATATTGtaatacttgaaaaatattatttctgtggATCAAGCAACATGTTAGAAAATGATGTTGTAAATAGTGTTCCTTAGTATGTGAACTGATGTTTCtggtattttttatatatacgTAGTGTGAAAGAATGACCTTCTTATGTACCTGGCTTTTGATACTGTTAAAGTATATACTTTGACAGCTAAGCTACATACATTAAATATTAAGTTTTGATTTGAAGTCCTAAGATGATAAATTACATTTGTGGAGACAGAAATGAGCTGCTTTTGGGGTTAAATGAAATAAACCGTTGCTGCCTCCCCACCCCAAGacttagaaagaaaagctggtgTGCTTATCTCAAGCAGCAGAAGTGCAGAGCAGTCTGTTAAATCCTACTTCACAGGAAGAGATTTGAAAAAAGGAATCAAAATAATTGTCATTCACGACCAATCTTGTTTCTAAAATTAGATTGCTAATAACCCTTCTTTTCAACAGGAAAACGTCCTTTTGGTGTTTCGCTGCTGTATATTGGCTGGGATAAGCATTATGGATTTCAGCTGTATCAAAGTGATCCTAGTGGAAATTATGGAGGGTGGAAAGCGACGTGCATTGGGAATAATAGTGCTGTAagttctgttttttctcctctcaaaattcaagcaaaaaaaaagtaaattgcaCTGTGGTAATTAAACTGAGCTGTTGATTACTAGTGCAGAGCAGAAATCGGTAACTGTAGAAACACTGCTGTTACTCATGTATTGATATTATCTGGCAAAAAGCAACTGTTTGCTTGGTTGCCCAAAGATaccattttaatttctgtgaaatttatAGGCAGCTGTGTCAATGCTAAAGCAAGACTACAAAGAAGGAGAAATGACCTTAAAGACTGCACTTGCATTAGCCATTAAGGTTCTAAACAAAACCATGGACGTTAGCAAACTCTCTGCAGAGAAAGGTAAGCAGTTCGCTGATACGGGATAATGCCTCCCTGGAGAGGTACAAACTTGCGTGCGTACGCTGTTGCAGAACAGGAGTGCTGCTGCGGAACAGGAGCCTCCTGCACGTCACCGTCAGTTGTAACTGCAAATCTTACCCTTCTGTGGTTGCTCTGGTAAAGGACAAACTGTAACACCGCTGTCTGTTCCATGTGTTTCAGTTGAAATTGCAACGCTGACGAGAGAGAACGGAAAGACAGTAATAAGGGTTCTGAAGCAAAAGGAGGTGGAACAGTTGATAAAACAacatgaggaggaggaagcaaaaGCTGAACGcgagaagaaggaaaaagaacaaaaagagaaggatAAATAGAGTATATGAAATCAGGTGGTCTGTAGATAATATAGGACCTGCTTCAGTAAAAGATAATCTGGATTTCTGTTTTGTAGAAGTCTACAAATATGCCACTGAGGACCCAGAAATGCTTTTGATGAACCAGGTCCTTCATCATCACTCAGATAATTAGTTTACTGCTCCTTACATTGACCAATAATTGCTTTAATTCTTGAACactctatttctttcttctattttttattatggAATAAAATTGAAGAAGAATGGTGATGAGTGTCTTTATTTCGTCAGTAATGCCTGGATATGCACAATCTTGAGGGATTTAATCACTTTAAACCATTAAAACAAGGTATATGCTAGTTAGTAAAGAACAAATATGGTGTTAGAATCG is a window encoding:
- the PSMA4 gene encoding proteasome subunit alpha type-4, whose protein sequence is MSRRYDSRTTIFSPEGRLYQVEYAMEAIGHAGTCLGILANDGVLLAAERRNIHKLLDEVFFSEKIYKLNEDMACSVAGITSDANVLTNELRLIAQRYLLQYQEPIPCEQLVTALCDIKQAYTQFGGKRPFGVSLLYIGWDKHYGFQLYQSDPSGNYGGWKATCIGNNSAAAVSMLKQDYKEGEMTLKTALALAIKVLNKTMDVSKLSAEKVEIATLTRENGKTVIRVLKQKEVEQLIKQHEEEEAKAEREKKEKEQKEKDK